The genomic stretch TTGTTTATTCCCTGTTCGTGAAAATCCAGATGCAACTGTGGCATCCATTCATTATAAAGCTTCATTCTTGCCTGAGACTCTACTTGTATCTGCCATGCCCAGTCTCTGTTCAGATCAAATAGGTAGTGGTTGGCACGCCCTCCTGGCCAAGGTTCGCTGTGCTCTACAGATTGCAAGTCTGGCTGAAGCGTGGTGTTCATTTTCTGATTGTACCACATCGCATAGCGATCACGGCCATCTGGATTGATGCATGGATCTATGATGATCACCTGGTTTTTCAGCCATTCTTGGGATTTCTCATTGGCTGGATCTGTCAGTGTATAAAATGATGCAATGGCTGCTTCCATACCTACAGACTCATTTCCGTGTACATTGAAAGACATCCAATTGATCGGGACGGAAGTGGTAGGGTCACCATCCAAAATCCCCGCTCTTTTCAGATTGTCTTCACGGATTTGCTCGATTCGGGCCATGTTTTCTTCCGATGCAATGAGCGCTACAATTAGCGGACGTTTCTCGTTGGTTTCCCCGTATTGGATGAGTTTGACATTGGGGTTGTTCTCAGCGATATGCTCAAAGTAATCGATCATGCGATGATGTGGGGTGAACCGATCTCCGGGGTTGTAGCCCAAAAACTGCTCGGGCGCCTGGAGCTGAGCCCAAGAGCTCAAGGTGACCGCAAAGGTAAAGAATGTCAGAAGTATAAGTTTTCTCATAAAGTTGGGTAAAGTATGAAGCCATGAATTTAAGAGGAATTGTCTTTTTAATTGATACCAGTTAAAGAAAGCTTGGATTATGGTAGTATTCTTGTAAAAGACTAATTCAAGAGCTTTTGTGTTTTTATATTATTTGTTCTGCCGCCGTTGTCAGAATTTAAGCAATATCCGTTTGAATGAGGAATTATGAAAGTGAGTTTTTTATTGTGTACCATGAAAATCGTAAATCATACTTTCGTTTTTCATGGTAAAAAAGTTTGAAAAGTAAAGCTAATTGCCAATATTTACCATGAAATATGTAAATTATACTTTCGATTTTCATGGTAAAATATCGGTTAATTCTCCCATTGCTTCAGGAATACCTTTCCATTTTCCCTGCTGTAGGCCTTCTGGGTCCAAGGCAGGTAGGGAAAACTACGCTCGTCAAAAACCTGAATCTCGACAGGGAGTGTGTTTATATTGATCTGGAAAAAGCTTCTGACCGAGCCAAATTGGTAGATGCGGAACTTTTTCTTAAGGGGCATGTAGAGAGAACGGTTATTCTCGATGAGATTCAATTGATGCCTGAGCTTTTTTCAGAACTGAGGAGTTTGATTGATGAGCAGCGTGAGCCGGGTAGATTTATTCTTCTGGGTTCGGCATCGCCGGATTTGATCCGCAAAAGTGCGGACACGCTTGCAGGCAGAATTGGGTACTTGGAACTGACTCCTTTTTTTGCGGAAGAGGTGGCTGTGGATGAGTTGGAAAAACTCTGGATCCGTGGAGGATTTCCCTTGTCGTTTTTGGCAAGAAGTGAGAGAGAGTCGCAGCTGTGGAGGCAGAATTTTATCAAAACGTATCTGGAGAGAGACTTAGCGCAGATAGGATTGAGCGCCGATCCAAGGCTGGTGGAGCGGTTTTGGATTATGCTCGCAAATGCGCAGGGAGGAATATGGAATGGTGAAAGTTTTGCTCGCGCCTTGGGAATTACACGTCCTACGGTAAACCGGTATTTGGAATACTTGGAGGGTTCTTTTATGGTTCGTGTACTGCCCCCTTTTCATCAGAACATCAAAAAACGCCTGGTAAAATCTCCCAAGGTTTTTATACGGGATGCAGGTTTGCTGCATTCGCTGACGGGTGTGGCTTCCATGGATTCCCTGATTAATCAGGTGTTAGTCGGTGCTTCCTGGGAGGGTTTTGTTATTGAGCAGATTACGGCGACTTTCCGGGAAGAATTCGACTACTATTTCTATCGCACGCATCAGGGCGCAGAATGTGATCTGCTTTTGGTGAAAAACGGACAGGTCAAAACTGCGATAGAAATTAAAAACACACTTTCCCCCAAACTCACCAAAGGACTTCAGATCTCCATGGAAGATACGGGAGCGGAAGAAGGAGTGGTGATCTGCAGGATTGATCAAGGCTTTCCGCTTTCGGGGAAGGTAAAGGCGATGGGATTGAGGGAGTTTTTGGGAAGGTAAAATATTAAAGTCTCACGGCTTGTGGTACACTGAGGGTAGTGATCAGTGTTCAGTCGCAGTGATCAGTTGTCAGACTGCGACTGTCACCTACGACTGCGAACTTTCCAAAGCCTCTTTGACTAGGTTACCCTGATTCAAGTCTCATGACTTGGATCTATGATAATGAAGTCTCAAGACTTTTTTTGCTTAGATCAAATCCTGGGAAAGGCAGTCTGAAGACTGCAATGAATCAAAGACAATGGGCTCTCGCAAAGAAGGTGAAGGGGGAGTGGCTTATTTCCTTAAACTATCCCGCAAAATGTCTGAATCAATCCTAAACTGTTCCATCTTCCTTTTATACTCTAGTTTCTCTTGCTTGATCAACGCATCATCTTCCTGAATTTGTTTTATTATATAAGAAATTTCACTTTCTGTAAAAAGAGAAGAATTTTCATCATCCAGAGAATTTGGCACTTTTGTTAAAAGCCTCGTTTTTCGGTTAGCAAATTCAACCATATTTCCGCAGCCATGCCTAGAGAAATGAAAGTCTTCACTCAGTATTATATTACAAGCTTGAATGGCTTGATAAATCTTTCTTTGTTTCTCAAGGCCTATTACAAGTTTTTTTTGTACATATCCTGTATTATGACCATAGAGCATTGCAAGTCTCGCATGTTCAATTGACTTATTATAGAAAGTTGAATTTTCTTTTCTTGCTTTAAAATATGCCTCCATGAGATTTACATGGACGCCAGCAGAGTAAGGAGTTTCTTTCAAAAGTATTTTTCCTAAATTTATGGCTTCAATATATTTTTTTTCAAAAATCAAATTACCTATTGAACAGAATGCTGGGATTTGTGATTCTGCAGCTATTTTATAATTTGAAGGCAAATTGATATTTGAAATTGAAGATATATTTACCATTACTTCAGGTTCTCTTGAAGAATTGGATTTTTCGCCAAATAATTTTCTAATTATATTCATATAGCTGTAATTTCTTCTTTCTTAACTATTGATTTTATTGAGTGGTTATGTATTCCTGCATTATTTTATGGAAAGAGTTGACTTCTTTTTGAAATCTTTCAACAAGGAGTAAATTCTCTGGATTGTCGGTACCTAAGTTTTTATCCATCTTTTCTAAGATCTCTACTAAGATATCATCAATAGGTTTAAGGTCATTTCGATTAAGGTTAGGGAACATGAGGTCTTTATACTTTGAAAAAACGAAAAAT from Algoriphagus sp. NG3 encodes the following:
- a CDS encoding ATP-binding protein yields the protein MVKYRLILPLLQEYLSIFPAVGLLGPRQVGKTTLVKNLNLDRECVYIDLEKASDRAKLVDAELFLKGHVERTVILDEIQLMPELFSELRSLIDEQREPGRFILLGSASPDLIRKSADTLAGRIGYLELTPFFAEEVAVDELEKLWIRGGFPLSFLARSERESQLWRQNFIKTYLERDLAQIGLSADPRLVERFWIMLANAQGGIWNGESFARALGITRPTVNRYLEYLEGSFMVRVLPPFHQNIKKRLVKSPKVFIRDAGLLHSLTGVASMDSLINQVLVGASWEGFVIEQITATFREEFDYYFYRTHQGAECDLLLVKNGQVKTAIEIKNTLSPKLTKGLQISMEDTGAEEGVVICRIDQGFPLSGKVKAMGLREFLGR